The Collimonas fungivorans Ter331 genome has a segment encoding these proteins:
- a CDS encoding serine hydroxymethyltransferase, whose product MTLPAFSQSLAERDAAVKQAIGLELERQQNQIEMIASENIVSRAVLEAQGSVLTNKYAEGYPGKRYYGGCEFVDQVETLALERVKQLFGAKYANVQPHSGAQANGAVMLALVKPGDTVLGMSLDAGGHLTHGARPAMSGKWFNAVQYGVNRDTYLIDYDEVEALAKLHKPRLIIAGYSAYPRQLDFARFRAIADSVDALLMVDMAHIAGLVATGHHPSPVPHAHVVTSTTHKTLRGPRGGFVLTNDEDIAKKINSAVFPGLQGGPLMHVIAGKAVAFGEALEPEFKQYIANVVANAKALGDVLLAGGVDLVTGGTENHLLLVDLRPKGLKGTQVEHALERAGITCNKNGIPFDTEKPTVTSGIRLGTPAGTARGFGVEEFRTIGRLTVEIFDALANKPEADAEVEQRVLAEVRALCKRFPIY is encoded by the coding sequence ATGACACTTCCTGCATTTTCCCAGTCGCTGGCCGAACGCGACGCCGCTGTCAAACAAGCCATCGGCCTTGAGCTGGAACGCCAGCAAAACCAGATCGAGATGATCGCTTCGGAAAACATCGTTTCGCGCGCCGTGCTGGAAGCGCAGGGTTCTGTGTTGACTAATAAATACGCGGAAGGCTATCCGGGCAAGCGTTATTACGGCGGCTGCGAATTCGTCGACCAGGTGGAAACCCTGGCGCTGGAACGCGTCAAGCAACTGTTCGGCGCCAAATACGCCAACGTGCAGCCGCATTCCGGCGCGCAAGCCAACGGCGCGGTCATGCTGGCGCTGGTCAAGCCTGGCGATACGGTCTTGGGCATGTCGCTCGACGCCGGCGGCCACCTGACGCATGGCGCACGGCCGGCGATGTCGGGCAAATGGTTCAACGCCGTGCAATACGGCGTCAACCGCGACACCTACCTGATCGACTACGACGAAGTGGAAGCGCTGGCCAAGCTGCACAAGCCGCGCCTGATCATCGCCGGTTACTCGGCTTATCCGCGCCAGCTCGATTTCGCCCGTTTCCGCGCCATTGCCGACAGTGTCGATGCATTGCTGATGGTCGACATGGCGCATATCGCCGGGCTGGTGGCTACCGGCCATCATCCCAGCCCGGTGCCGCATGCACATGTGGTCACTTCGACCACCCACAAGACCTTGCGCGGTCCGCGCGGCGGCTTTGTGCTGACCAATGACGAAGACATCGCCAAGAAAATCAATTCTGCGGTGTTCCCGGGCTTGCAGGGCGGTCCGCTGATGCACGTCATTGCCGGCAAGGCAGTCGCTTTCGGCGAGGCGCTGGAGCCGGAGTTCAAGCAGTACATCGCCAACGTGGTGGCCAACGCCAAGGCGCTGGGCGATGTGCTGCTGGCCGGCGGCGTCGACCTGGTGACCGGCGGCACCGAAAACCATCTGCTGCTGGTCGATCTGCGGCCCAAGGGCTTGAAGGGCACGCAAGTGGAGCATGCGCTGGAGCGTGCCGGCATTACCTGCAACAAGAACGGCATCCCGTTCGATACCGAAAAGCCGACCGTCACTTCCGGCATCCGGCTCGGCACGCCGGCCGGCACTGCGCGCGGCTTCGGCGTCGAAGAATTCCGCACCATCGGCCGCCTGACTGTAGAGATCTTCGATGCGCTGGCGAACAAGCCCGAGGCCGATGCCGAAGTCGAGCAGCGAGTGCTGGCTGAAGTACGCGCGCTGTGCAAGCGTTTCCCTATCTATTAA
- a CDS encoding DUF5943 domain-containing protein translates to MQPQLPIEVDASTGVWTTDKLPMLYVPRHFFTNNHTAVEAALGRDEYAQILYQAGHKSAYFWCEKEAKQHGMSGLDVYQHYLKRLSQRGWGLFSFSEVDAAKASASIKLLNSSFVLQQPEAHGKLCYMFAGWFAGAMDWVSDNTGNPLRSTCSETQCGGEGHDNCVFTVTATVTAVAAQG, encoded by the coding sequence ATGCAACCCCAATTGCCGATTGAAGTCGATGCCAGCACCGGCGTCTGGACTACCGACAAACTGCCGATGCTGTATGTGCCGCGCCATTTTTTCACCAACAACCATACCGCGGTGGAAGCGGCGCTGGGACGTGATGAATATGCACAGATCCTGTACCAGGCCGGCCACAAATCCGCCTATTTCTGGTGCGAAAAAGAAGCCAAGCAACACGGCATGTCCGGCCTGGATGTCTACCAGCATTACCTGAAGCGGCTGTCGCAGCGCGGCTGGGGCTTGTTTTCCTTCTCCGAAGTGGACGCGGCCAAGGCCAGCGCCAGCATCAAGCTGCTCAATTCATCGTTCGTGCTGCAGCAGCCGGAAGCGCACGGCAAGCTGTGCTACATGTTCGCCGGCTGGTTCGCCGGCGCCATGGACTGGGTTTCGGATAACACAGGCAATCCGCTGCGCTCGACTTGCAGCGAAACCCAGTGCGGCGGCGAAGGCCACGACAATTGCGTGTTTACAGTCACGGCTACAGTCACGGCAGTTGCTGCTCAGGGATAG
- a CDS encoding (Fe-S)-binding protein, which produces MDASASSLNHIITVLFWLSAAGLSVGLARRAALWRAGREASVSWLGLLAIPKRYFVDLHHVVARDPYIARTHVATAGGAIAAMALVAVNYGLMLYASALNTAIGLFALVMLVGVLFVWHRRRAPPARLSRGAWMRLPWVLAAFAIGLLALGLVPLQLMSGLSALVTVLLLGLGAWTLTVGATRGGPMKHALAGLLHLAFHPRQERFRQDGKGTPTTALKPLQLEQGELGVGKPVEFRWNQLLGFDACVQCGKCEAACPAFAAGQPLNPKKLIQDMVTGMAGGSDANFAGSPYPGIPLGRHQGRPQDAIVPGLISSDTLWSCTTCRACVQECPMLIEHVDAIVDMRRHQTLQFGEVPGKGPEVLANLRETGSAGGFDLGVRYNWAIDLGVRQIGPGQAVDVLLMVGEGGFDMRYQRTLRALVKVLQAAEVDFAVLGALETDTGDVARRLGDEATFQGMARQMISQLSAFTFKRIVTADPHVMHCLRNEYPAFGGCYEVFHHTTFMAALVSSGKIKPKVTSTADSGQRFTYHDPCYLGRYNGEIEAPRELLKLLGLPLHEMERNGMRGRCCGGGGGAPLTDIPGKLRIPDIRIHDARAVRADTVVVACPNCTAMLEGVVGPRPEIRDIAELLAAALEN; this is translated from the coding sequence ATGGATGCTTCGGCTTCTTCCTTGAACCACATCATCACCGTCTTGTTCTGGCTATCGGCGGCGGGATTGTCCGTCGGCCTGGCGCGGCGGGCGGCCCTGTGGCGCGCCGGCCGCGAGGCTTCGGTATCGTGGTTGGGCCTGCTGGCGATTCCAAAACGCTATTTTGTCGACCTGCACCATGTGGTGGCGCGCGATCCCTACATCGCCCGCACCCACGTGGCGACCGCCGGCGGTGCGATTGCGGCGATGGCGCTGGTGGCAGTCAATTACGGCTTGATGCTGTATGCCTCGGCTTTGAATACGGCGATCGGCCTGTTCGCGCTGGTCATGCTGGTCGGCGTGCTGTTCGTCTGGCACCGGCGCCGCGCGCCGCCGGCACGCCTGTCGCGCGGCGCATGGATGCGCTTGCCGTGGGTGCTGGCGGCATTCGCCATTGGCTTGCTGGCGCTGGGCCTGGTTCCATTGCAATTGATGTCGGGTTTGAGCGCGCTGGTGACCGTGCTGTTGCTGGGACTGGGCGCCTGGACCCTGACCGTGGGCGCCACCCGCGGCGGGCCAATGAAGCATGCGCTGGCCGGCCTGCTGCACCTGGCGTTCCATCCGCGCCAGGAGCGTTTTAGGCAAGATGGCAAGGGTACGCCAACTACTGCGCTCAAGCCATTGCAACTGGAGCAGGGCGAGCTGGGTGTCGGCAAGCCGGTCGAGTTTCGCTGGAACCAATTGCTGGGTTTCGACGCCTGCGTCCAGTGCGGCAAGTGCGAAGCGGCCTGTCCGGCCTTCGCCGCCGGCCAGCCCTTGAATCCCAAGAAGCTGATACAGGATATGGTGACCGGCATGGCTGGCGGCAGCGACGCCAATTTTGCCGGCAGCCCTTATCCGGGGATTCCGCTCGGCCGGCACCAGGGCCGGCCGCAGGATGCAATCGTGCCAGGCCTGATCTCCAGCGATACCCTATGGTCCTGCACCACCTGCCGCGCCTGCGTGCAAGAATGCCCGATGCTGATCGAACACGTCGATGCCATCGTCGACATGCGCCGCCACCAGACCTTGCAATTCGGAGAAGTGCCAGGCAAAGGCCCGGAAGTGCTGGCGAACCTGCGCGAGACCGGCAGCGCCGGCGGTTTCGACCTGGGCGTGCGCTACAACTGGGCGATCGACCTTGGCGTGCGGCAGATCGGTCCGGGCCAGGCAGTCGACGTGCTGCTGATGGTGGGCGAGGGCGGTTTCGACATGCGTTACCAGCGTACGCTGCGCGCCCTGGTCAAGGTCTTGCAGGCCGCGGAGGTGGATTTCGCCGTGCTTGGCGCGCTGGAAACCGACACCGGCGACGTCGCCCGCCGCCTCGGCGACGAAGCGACGTTCCAGGGCATGGCGCGGCAAATGATCAGCCAGCTGTCTGCTTTCACTTTCAAGCGGATTGTGACCGCCGATCCGCACGTCATGCATTGCCTGCGCAATGAATACCCGGCGTTCGGCGGTTGTTATGAAGTTTTTCATCACACCACCTTCATGGCGGCGCTGGTGAGCTCGGGAAAAATCAAGCCGAAGGTTACTTCAACTGCCGACAGCGGCCAGCGTTTTACATATCACGATCCCTGCTACCTGGGACGCTACAACGGCGAGATCGAAGCGCCGCGCGAGCTGCTCAAGCTGCTGGGCCTGCCTCTGCATGAAATGGAGCGCAACGGCATGCGCGGACGCTGCTGCGGCGGCGGTGGCGGCGCGCCGCTGACCGATATCCCCGGCAAGCTGCGCATTCCCGACATTCGTATCCACGATGCCCGCGCCGTACGCGCCGATACGGTGGTGGTGGCTTGCCCGAATTGTACTGCGATGCTGGAAGGCGTGGTCGGACCGCGCCCTGAAATACGCGATATCGCCGAACTGCTCGCCGCGGCGCTGGAGAACTGA
- a CDS encoding GlxA family transcriptional regulator, translating to MSKSSTSFTHFAFMPLNNFTMLAFSNAIEVLRMANYLEGTILYRWSVVSPEGGAVTASNGLSVTTIRADECPAADVVFVCGGTDIDAAVNPATLDLLQYLATQDVTLGSLCTGAFALAKAGLLDGYTCATHWENLSSLKRAHPAISFAPDLFVIDRDRITCTGGIAPLDLMLNLISSQVGKTTIAAIADQFILEHVRDHKDQQRVPLTVRMTSARPAMVEVVSLMEANIEEPLSLDELAQLSNSSPRQLQRMFKEHMGMSPTHYYLTLRLRKARELLRQTDMSILSITVACGFQSACHFSKTYREVFSVAPSTERRQPSQVPAALLAAPMQQAAAFI from the coding sequence ATGTCTAAAAGCAGTACTTCTTTCACCCATTTTGCTTTCATGCCGCTCAACAACTTTACGATGCTGGCGTTTTCAAACGCCATCGAAGTACTGAGGATGGCAAACTACCTGGAAGGAACCATCCTGTACCGCTGGTCCGTGGTCAGCCCCGAGGGCGGCGCCGTAACAGCCAGCAACGGCCTTTCCGTGACCACCATCCGCGCCGACGAATGCCCGGCCGCCGATGTCGTGTTCGTCTGCGGCGGCACCGATATCGACGCCGCGGTCAACCCTGCCACTCTGGATCTGCTGCAATACCTGGCGACCCAGGACGTGACCTTGGGCAGCCTGTGCACCGGCGCCTTCGCCCTGGCCAAGGCCGGCCTGCTGGACGGCTACACTTGCGCCACCCATTGGGAAAACCTGTCGAGCCTGAAACGCGCCCATCCGGCGATTTCCTTTGCGCCTGACCTGTTTGTGATCGACCGCGACCGCATTACCTGCACCGGCGGCATCGCCCCCCTGGACCTGATGCTGAACCTGATTTCAAGCCAGGTCGGAAAGACCACGATTGCGGCGATCGCCGATCAATTCATCCTGGAGCATGTACGCGACCACAAGGACCAACAGCGGGTGCCGCTGACGGTGCGCATGACGTCGGCGCGGCCGGCCATGGTGGAAGTGGTGTCGCTGATGGAAGCCAATATCGAAGAGCCGTTGTCGCTGGATGAGCTGGCGCAGTTGTCGAACTCGTCGCCGCGCCAGCTGCAACGCATGTTCAAGGAACACATGGGCATGTCGCCCACCCATTACTACCTGACGCTGCGCCTGCGCAAGGCCCGCGAACTGCTGCGCCAGACCGACATGTCGATACTCAGCATTACCGTGGCTTGCGGCTTCCAGTCCGCCTGCCATTTCAGCAAGACCTATCGTGAAGTATTCAGCGTTGCGCCCAGCACCGAGCGCCGGCAGCCGAGCCAGGTTCCGGCTGCCTTGCTGGCGGCGCCAATGCAGCAGGCGGCAGCTTTCATTTAG
- a CDS encoding NADH:flavin oxidoreductase codes for MRYPTLFSPLTLNQVTLRNRVVSTAHAEVYAEAGGLPGERYIRYYEEKAKGGLGLAICGGSSTVSIDSPQGWWKSVNLTTDKVIEPLSRLAEAMHRHGAKIMIQATHMGRRTAWHGENWPHLVSPSGIREPVHRGNAKIIEIEEIRRIVADFAAAAKRVKQAGMDGIEISAAHQQLIDQFWSPRVNQRTDEYGGSLENRMRFGIEVLTAVREAVGSDFCVGLRMCGDEFHEDGVDHETAKEIAQAMSSSGLIDFLSVVGSGADTHNTLANCMPPMALPPEPFVHLAAGIKAVSKVPVMHAQSIRDAGQAERILSSGMVDLVGMTRAQIADPHMVIKIRDGREDEIKQCVGANYCIDRQYNGLDVLCVQNAATSREQSMPHQIARSRGPKRKVVVVGAGPAGLEAARVTRERGHEVVLFERSDVVGGQINLAAKAPQREQMAGIVRWFDMETKRLGVDRRLGVNADEAMIMAEQPDIVVLATGGSNYTSQVAAWGIAEGLSVSSWDILQGRTAPGKNVLVYDGISTHAGFGVADFLASRGSLVEIVTPDVKIADDTGGTTFPIFYRRLYAQGVIPTPNYWLDRVYAEGDKKVAVLRNEYTEVQEERVVDQVVIENGILPNDHLYWSLKPQSLNRGQIDVNKLFAAEPQPALAESLGDGRFLLFRVGDCISMHNIHAAIYDSLRLCKDF; via the coding sequence ATGCGTTATCCGACTTTGTTTTCGCCGTTGACCCTGAACCAGGTAACCCTGCGCAACCGGGTGGTCAGCACCGCCCACGCCGAGGTATACGCGGAGGCGGGCGGCTTGCCGGGTGAACGCTATATACGGTATTACGAAGAAAAGGCCAAGGGCGGCCTCGGCCTGGCGATCTGCGGCGGTTCCAGCACGGTGTCCATCGACAGTCCGCAAGGCTGGTGGAAATCGGTCAACCTGACTACCGACAAGGTGATCGAGCCGTTGTCGCGGCTGGCGGAAGCCATGCACCGGCACGGCGCCAAGATCATGATCCAGGCTACCCACATGGGACGGCGCACGGCATGGCATGGCGAGAACTGGCCGCACCTGGTCAGCCCTTCGGGGATACGCGAGCCGGTCCACCGCGGCAACGCCAAGATCATCGAGATCGAGGAAATCCGCCGCATCGTCGCCGACTTTGCTGCCGCTGCCAAAAGGGTCAAGCAGGCCGGCATGGACGGCATCGAGATTTCCGCCGCCCACCAGCAGCTGATAGATCAGTTCTGGAGCCCGCGCGTCAACCAGCGCACCGACGAATACGGCGGCAGCCTGGAAAACCGCATGCGCTTCGGCATTGAAGTGCTGACGGCGGTGCGGGAAGCGGTCGGCAGCGATTTCTGCGTCGGCCTGCGCATGTGCGGCGATGAATTCCATGAAGACGGCGTCGATCATGAAACCGCCAAGGAAATTGCGCAAGCGATGTCGTCCAGCGGTTTGATCGACTTCCTGAGCGTGGTCGGCTCCGGCGCCGATACCCACAATACGCTGGCCAACTGCATGCCGCCGATGGCTTTGCCGCCGGAACCGTTCGTGCACCTGGCGGCCGGCATCAAGGCGGTGTCCAAGGTGCCGGTGATGCACGCGCAAAGCATACGCGACGCCGGCCAGGCAGAACGCATCCTGTCCTCCGGCATGGTCGACCTGGTCGGCATGACGCGCGCGCAGATCGCCGATCCGCACATGGTGATCAAGATCCGCGACGGCCGTGAAGACGAAATCAAGCAATGCGTGGGCGCCAACTATTGCATCGACCGCCAGTACAACGGTCTCGACGTGCTGTGCGTGCAGAACGCCGCTACCTCGCGCGAACAAAGCATGCCGCACCAGATCGCCAGAAGCCGCGGGCCGAAACGCAAGGTGGTGGTGGTCGGCGCCGGCCCGGCCGGGCTGGAAGCGGCGCGGGTGACGCGCGAACGCGGCCACGAGGTGGTGCTGTTCGAACGCAGCGACGTCGTCGGCGGCCAGATCAACCTGGCAGCCAAGGCGCCGCAACGCGAACAGATGGCCGGCATCGTGCGCTGGTTCGACATGGAAACCAAGCGCCTCGGTGTCGACCGCCGGCTGGGCGTGAATGCCGATGAAGCGATGATCATGGCCGAACAGCCGGATATCGTGGTGCTGGCGACCGGCGGCAGCAACTACACCAGCCAGGTCGCGGCCTGGGGCATCGCCGAGGGTTTGTCGGTCAGTTCCTGGGATATCTTGCAGGGCCGCACAGCGCCAGGCAAGAACGTGCTGGTGTACGACGGCATCAGCACCCACGCCGGTTTCGGCGTCGCCGATTTCCTGGCCAGCCGCGGCAGCCTGGTGGAAATCGTCACGCCCGACGTCAAGATCGCCGACGATACCGGCGGCACCACTTTCCCGATTTTCTATCGCCGCCTGTATGCGCAAGGCGTGATCCCGACGCCGAACTACTGGCTGGACCGGGTCTACGCCGAAGGCGACAAGAAAGTCGCGGTGCTGCGCAACGAATACACCGAAGTGCAGGAAGAACGGGTAGTCGACCAGGTGGTGATTGAAAACGGCATCCTGCCCAACGATCATCTTTACTGGTCGCTCAAGCCGCAATCGCTCAACCGCGGCCAGATCGACGTCAACAAGCTGTTCGCCGCCGAACCGCAGCCGGCGTTGGCGGAAAGCCTGGGCGACGGCCGTTTCCTGCTGTTCCGGGTCGGCGACTGCATTTCCATGCATAACATCCACGCCGCAATCTATGATTCGCTGCGCCTGTGCAAAGATTTCTGA
- the mgrA gene encoding L-glyceraldehyde 3-phosphate reductase produces the protein MSYHASSKRYEEMQYRFCGRSGLKLPLLSMGLWHNFGDTTSLARQREMVHTAFDLGITHFDLANNYGPPYGSAETNFGRILKEDLRPYRDELIISTKAGWDMWPGPYGQGGGSRKYVLASLDQSLQRMGLDYVDIFYSHRFDPETPLEETMSALATAVQQGKALYVGVSSYSPAKTAEAAKLLRDWKVPCLIHQPSYNMFNRWIEDGLLDTLEQEGMGCISFTALAQGLLSDKYLNGVPQDSRINREGGGSLQQAHLSPENLTRVRALNEIAKTRGQSLAQMALAWVLRDPRVTTTLIGASSPAQIRENVAALQRLDFTKEELAAIDEQAKDGGINLWERSIKELAP, from the coding sequence ATGAGTTATCACGCATCAAGCAAGCGTTACGAAGAGATGCAATACCGGTTTTGCGGCCGCAGCGGCCTCAAGTTGCCATTGTTGTCGATGGGGCTCTGGCACAACTTCGGCGACACCACCTCGCTGGCGCGCCAGCGGGAAATGGTGCACACCGCATTCGACCTCGGCATTACCCATTTCGACCTGGCCAACAATTACGGGCCGCCGTACGGCAGCGCCGAAACCAATTTCGGCCGCATCCTGAAGGAAGACTTGCGGCCTTACCGCGACGAGCTGATCATTTCGACCAAGGCCGGCTGGGACATGTGGCCGGGTCCTTACGGACAGGGCGGCGGTTCGCGCAAATATGTACTGGCCAGCCTCGACCAGAGCCTGCAGCGCATGGGGCTGGATTATGTCGATATTTTTTATTCGCACCGCTTCGATCCGGAAACACCGCTGGAAGAAACCATGAGCGCGCTGGCGACCGCCGTGCAGCAGGGCAAGGCGCTGTATGTCGGCGTCTCGTCCTATTCGCCGGCCAAGACCGCGGAAGCAGCCAAGCTGCTGCGCGACTGGAAAGTGCCTTGCCTGATTCACCAGCCGTCCTACAACATGTTCAACCGCTGGATTGAAGACGGTCTGCTGGATACGCTGGAACAGGAAGGCATGGGCTGCATTTCTTTCACCGCCCTGGCGCAGGGACTGCTGAGCGACAAATACCTGAACGGCGTGCCGCAGGATTCGCGCATCAACCGCGAAGGCGGCGGCTCATTGCAGCAAGCGCACCTGAGCCCGGAAAACCTGACGCGGGTGCGGGCTCTCAACGAGATCGCCAAGACCCGCGGCCAGAGCCTGGCGCAGATGGCGCTGGCCTGGGTGTTGCGCGATCCGCGTGTGACCACCACCTTGATCGGCGCCAGCAGCCCGGCCCAGATCCGGGAAAACGTGGCCGCCTTGCAGCGCCTGGATTTTACGAAAGAAGAGCTGGCGGCGATCGATGAGCAGGCCAAGGACGGCGGCATCAACCTGTGGGAACGTTCTATAAAAGAGCTGGCGCCGTGA
- a CDS encoding dipeptidase: MSNLHQQSLVIDGLNISKWERPVFEDMKKGGLSAVNCTISVWENFQGTVGNVVDMKNLIRDNADLLTLVRGVEDIKRAKKEGRTGVILGFQNAHAFEDNLGYIEVFAELGVRVVQLCYNTQNLIGTGCYERDGGMSGFGREVIEEMNRVGIMVDLSHVGGNTSTEAILASKKPVCYSHCLPSGLKQHPRNKSDEQLKFIADHGGFVGVTMFPPFLKRGSSANVDDYVEAFDYIINLVGDDCVGIGTDFTQGYGKPFFEWLTHDKGRHRRLTDFGTVINPEGFRTIGDFPNLTTAMERAGWKESRIRKVLGENWLRVFGEVWNA; the protein is encoded by the coding sequence ATGAGCAACTTGCATCAGCAAAGCCTGGTCATCGACGGCCTCAACATCTCGAAGTGGGAGCGGCCGGTATTCGAAGACATGAAGAAGGGCGGCCTGAGCGCCGTCAACTGCACCATTTCGGTCTGGGAAAATTTCCAGGGCACGGTCGGCAACGTGGTCGACATGAAGAACTTGATCCGCGACAATGCCGACCTGCTGACGCTGGTGCGCGGTGTCGAAGACATCAAGCGGGCAAAAAAGGAAGGCCGCACCGGCGTCATCCTGGGTTTCCAGAACGCCCACGCGTTTGAAGACAACCTCGGCTACATCGAAGTATTCGCCGAACTGGGCGTGCGGGTGGTGCAGCTTTGCTACAACACCCAGAACCTGATCGGCACCGGTTGCTACGAGCGCGACGGCGGCATGTCCGGCTTCGGCCGCGAAGTGATCGAAGAAATGAACCGGGTCGGCATCATGGTCGATCTGTCGCATGTCGGCGGCAACACCTCGACCGAGGCGATCCTGGCGTCGAAGAAACCGGTCTGTTATTCACACTGCCTGCCGTCCGGCCTGAAACAGCATCCGCGCAACAAGAGCGACGAACAGCTGAAATTCATCGCCGACCACGGCGGCTTCGTCGGCGTCACCATGTTCCCGCCATTCCTCAAGCGCGGCAGCAGCGCCAATGTCGACGACTATGTGGAAGCGTTCGACTACATCATCAACCTGGTCGGCGACGACTGCGTCGGTATCGGCACCGATTTCACGCAGGGCTACGGCAAGCCTTTCTTCGAATGGCTGACGCACGACAAGGGCCGCCATCGCCGCCTGACCGATTTCGGCACCGTGATCAATCCGGAAGGTTTCCGCACCATAGGCGATTTCCCCAACCTGACCACAGCGATGGAGCGCGCCGGCTGGAAAGAGAGCCGCATCCGCAAGGTGCTGGGCGAGAACTGGCTGCGGGTTTTCGGCGAAGTCTGGAACGCTTGA